One genomic window of endosymbiont of Galathealinum brachiosum includes the following:
- the rpoE gene encoding RNA polymerase sigma factor RpoE yields MGEREIDQALVERVQQGDKKAFDILVLKYQHRIIKLVARFVRNGDEVQDVTQEAFIKAYRALKNFRGDSAFYTWMYRIAINTAKNYLVSASRRATESAVDAQDAEQYDGADWLREYATPEKELLAQEIKQVIHKSIGELPSDLKEAVTLREMEGLSYEEIAEVMDCPIGTVRSRIFRAREAIDKQLKPLLDGKS; encoded by the coding sequence ATGGGCGAGCGCGAAATTGATCAGGCTCTGGTAGAGCGGGTACAGCAAGGCGACAAGAAGGCTTTTGATATTCTGGTATTGAAGTACCAGCATCGGATTATCAAGCTGGTTGCACGTTTTGTGAGAAACGGTGATGAAGTTCAGGATGTAACGCAGGAAGCATTTATTAAGGCTTATCGTGCATTGAAAAATTTCCGTGGGGACAGTGCTTTTTATACCTGGATGTACCGTATTGCGATTAATACGGCAAAAAATTATCTGGTGTCTGCAAGTCGCAGAGCAACAGAATCGGCTGTGGATGCTCAGGATGCAGAGCAATATGACGGAGCTGACTGGTTACGTGAATATGCCACACCGGAAAAAGAATTATTAGCTCAGGAAATTAAACAGGTTATTCATAAATCAATAGGTGAACTGCCTTCTGATTTAAAAGAAGCGGTGACATTACGTGAAATGGAAGGCCTGAGTTACGAAGAAATCGCCGAAGTCATGGACTGCCCAATCGGTACAGTACGTTCACGTATTTTCCGTGCACGTGAAGCAATAGATAAGCAACTTAAGCCACTGCTAGATGGTAAATCCTAG
- a CDS encoding L-aspartate oxidase encodes MSNKLNNRQTKRYEVLIIGGGAAGLTLALNLPPHMKVAVITKDRETEGSTYYAQGGISAVLRSSDSFESHIEDTMNAGGGLCDLQAATFTVENGPQAISWLSDLGVPFTTDKHKDGKKSWHLTREGGHSHRRVIHAADATGQALETTLINHVKHSDNIDLLDHHIAVDLITGKKLGLDHNRCIGAYVLDKNNMHVETYQAKNVVLASGGASKVYLYTSNPDGSTGDGIAMATRAGCRVANMEFMQFHPTCLYHPKAKSFLLTEALRGEGGHLLLPDGTRFMHKFDERGELAPRDIVARAIDHEMKRLGVDCLYLDISHKSAAFIRSHFPTIYAKCKEFGIDLTKEPAPVVPAAHYTCGGVMTDLHGQTDIENLYAIGETAFTGLHGANRMASNSLLECLVFARAAAQHITENENTKCKWDSIEAWDESRVTNSDEEVVVSHNWDELRRFMWDYVGIVRTDKRLQRAKRRVDLLLLEIEEYYGNFRVTADLLELRNLAVVADLIIRSAMQRKESRGLHYTLDYLQMDDEAENTVLTP; translated from the coding sequence ATGTCCAACAAACTAAACAATAGACAAACCAAACGCTACGAAGTTCTAATTATTGGTGGTGGCGCAGCAGGTTTAACACTTGCGCTGAATTTACCGCCTCATATGAAGGTCGCGGTGATAACAAAAGACCGTGAAACAGAAGGCAGCACATACTATGCGCAGGGTGGTATTTCAGCCGTTTTACGTAGCAGTGACTCTTTTGAATCCCATATAGAAGACACCATGAATGCGGGGGGTGGCCTGTGTGATTTACAGGCTGCAACCTTCACCGTAGAAAATGGCCCGCAAGCGATTAGCTGGTTATCTGATCTGGGTGTGCCCTTTACAACAGATAAACATAAAGATGGTAAAAAGAGCTGGCACCTGACTCGCGAAGGCGGTCACAGTCATCGCAGGGTCATTCATGCTGCCGATGCCACAGGTCAGGCACTGGAAACCACACTCATAAATCATGTTAAACACAGTGACAATATCGACCTGCTAGATCACCACATTGCTGTCGATTTAATCACCGGAAAAAAACTGGGTCTGGACCACAATCGCTGCATTGGTGCTTATGTGCTGGATAAAAACAATATGCATGTGGAAACCTATCAGGCGAAAAATGTAGTGCTCGCCTCAGGTGGCGCCAGTAAAGTTTACCTGTATACATCCAATCCGGATGGTTCAACCGGTGACGGTATTGCCATGGCAACGCGTGCGGGTTGTCGGGTCGCCAATATGGAATTTATGCAATTCCACCCAACCTGTTTATATCACCCTAAAGCCAAATCATTTTTACTCACTGAAGCACTCAGAGGTGAAGGTGGTCATTTACTGCTGCCGGATGGCACGCGTTTTATGCACAAGTTTGATGAACGAGGCGAACTGGCACCCCGTGATATCGTCGCCCGCGCAATCGACCATGAAATGAAACGCCTGGGTGTCGATTGTCTGTATCTGGATATCAGCCATAAATCCGCTGCTTTTATTCGCTCACATTTCCCGACTATTTATGCCAAGTGTAAAGAGTTTGGTATTGATCTGACCAAAGAACCAGCTCCGGTTGTGCCCGCTGCCCACTATACCTGTGGTGGTGTAATGACTGATTTACACGGTCAGACCGACATTGAAAATTTATACGCCATTGGTGAAACCGCATTCACCGGTTTGCATGGCGCTAATCGTATGGCGAGTAACTCATTACTTGAGTGCCTGGTATTTGCTCGGGCGGCCGCGCAACATATCACCGAAAATGAAAATACAAAGTGTAAATGGGACTCAATAGAAGCCTGGGATGAAAGCCGGGTAACCAACTCGGATGAAGAAGTAGTCGTCTCTCACAACTGGGATGAACTCAGACGTTTCATGTGGGATTATGTTGGCATCGTACGCACCGATAAACGCCTGCAACGCGCCAAACGTCGAGTTGATTTGCTACTGCTGGAAATTGAAGAATACTATGGCAACTTCCGCGTAACCGCCGACTTACTTGAATTACGTAATCTGGCCGTAGTAGCAGATTTAATTATTCGCAGCGCTATGCAACGCAAGGAAAGCCGTGGGCTGCATTACACACTGGATTATTTGCAGATGGATGACGAAGCAGAGAATACGGTATTGACGCCTTAA
- a CDS encoding thiosulfate sulfurtransferase, with product MTNTPPLPLVIEPEALNAILNNENLLIVDLSSPKQYQQAHIPEAVFLDYGHIVGMNQPYTGLLPEAKQFEHIINSLGITPNTQIVAYDEEGGGKAARLIWTLHAMNHNNASMLNGGLIAWYREKHPLSNKSVTSQPNPGDKHYKVDFNLQPVVASTEYIIDNLENNAVGLLDARSIDEFTGNAKYAQKTGRIPGAKHFEWTRAMDTEANYRLLSKETLQPMLDELGLTQDKEIIVYCQSHHRSALSYLMLKYLGYEKVRGYPGSWSEWGNRTDTPIEN from the coding sequence ATGACAAATACTCCCCCATTACCCCTGGTCATTGAACCCGAAGCACTCAATGCAATTCTAAACAATGAAAACCTGCTCATTGTTGATTTATCCAGCCCCAAACAATACCAGCAGGCACACATACCAGAAGCCGTCTTTTTAGATTACGGCCATATTGTCGGCATGAATCAGCCCTACACCGGCCTATTACCCGAAGCCAAACAATTCGAACATATTATTAATTCTCTGGGCATAACCCCGAATACGCAAATCGTGGCTTATGATGAGGAAGGTGGTGGCAAAGCAGCACGCCTGATCTGGACATTACACGCCATGAATCACAATAATGCCAGCATGTTAAATGGCGGCCTGATAGCCTGGTATCGAGAAAAACACCCCCTCAGCAATAAAAGCGTAACCAGCCAGCCCAACCCGGGTGATAAACATTATAAAGTTGATTTCAACTTGCAACCAGTCGTTGCCAGCACTGAATACATAATAGATAACCTTGAGAATAACGCTGTCGGTTTACTCGATGCTCGCAGTATTGATGAATTTACCGGCAATGCAAAATACGCACAGAAAACCGGACGTATCCCCGGTGCAAAGCATTTTGAATGGACGCGTGCAATGGACACCGAAGCTAACTACCGACTGCTCTCTAAAGAAACTCTACAACCCATGTTAGATGAACTGGGGTTAACGCAAGATAAAGAAATAATAGTGTATTGCCAGAGTCATCATCGCTCTGCATTGTCCTACTTAATGCTTAAATATCTGGGCTATGAAAAAGTAAGAGGTTACCCGGGGTCGTGGAGTGAATGGGGAAACCGGACCGATACACCGATTGAGAACTAA
- a CDS encoding oligoribonuclease → MSQVNPDNLIWIDLEMTGLEPASDVIIEIATIVTDKDLNILAEGPMIAVHQSDELLDGMDEWCTNQHGKSGLTQRVKDSAYSDVDAEKQTIAFLKQYVPAGKSPMCGNSICQDRRFLANYMPDLEEFFHYRNLDVSTLKELAARWAPDVAKGFKKDSSHLAMDDIKDSINELVYYREHVLNI, encoded by the coding sequence ATGTCACAGGTAAACCCGGATAATTTAATCTGGATTGATCTTGAAATGACCGGCCTCGAGCCAGCTAGCGACGTGATAATTGAAATTGCGACGATTGTTACGGATAAAGACCTTAATATTCTGGCTGAAGGCCCAATGATAGCGGTGCATCAGAGTGATGAGTTACTCGATGGCATGGATGAGTGGTGTACTAATCAGCATGGTAAATCAGGTTTAACTCAGCGTGTTAAAGACAGTGCATACTCAGATGTGGATGCTGAAAAACAGACCATTGCGTTTTTAAAGCAATATGTGCCAGCAGGTAAGTCGCCTATGTGTGGTAACAGTATCTGTCAGGATCGTCGATTTTTAGCCAACTATATGCCTGATCTGGAAGAGTTTTTTCATTATCGTAATCTGGATGTAAGCACACTTAAGGAGCTTGCAGCGCGTTGGGCACCGGATGTGGCTAAAGGTTTTAAGAAAGACTCATCACATCTGGCGATGGATGACATTAAAGATTCAATCAATGAGCTGGTTTATTACCGTGAGCATGTATTGAATATTTAG
- a CDS encoding peptidase M48: MHNFAVLFLVFFAISIVVKFWLSQRHLTHIQKHRAQVPDAFNEKITLDEHQKAADYTSTKVKFGRLPLIYDAGILLAWTFGGGLELLDQFARGYELGSVYTGILVILCMMFISSLLDLPFSLYSTFVIEEKFGFNRTTIKIFIIDMFKGGLLGLILGVPLIWVVLWLMEQAGEFWWLYTWVVLTTFSLLIAWAYPTWIAPIFNKFSPLEEGETLNRITGLLNRCGFNSDGIFVIDGSKRSSHGNAYFSGFGKNKRIVFYDTLLESLSDDELEAVLAHELGHFKRKHIVKGMAISFATTLAGLAILAWLMKADWFYTSLGISTSSTYMALLLFTIVTPVFTFLLSPIMSMFSRKNEFEADDYAAEQSEAKYLIHALVNLYKENANTLTPDPLYSAFYDSHPPAPVRIAHLANH, translated from the coding sequence ATGCACAATTTTGCAGTTCTATTTTTAGTTTTTTTTGCTATATCCATCGTCGTTAAGTTCTGGCTTTCCCAACGTCATCTGACTCATATTCAGAAACACAGAGCTCAGGTGCCAGATGCATTCAATGAAAAAATCACACTGGATGAACATCAGAAAGCAGCTGACTACACCTCTACTAAAGTTAAATTCGGGCGCTTACCTCTCATCTATGATGCGGGCATATTATTAGCGTGGACATTTGGTGGTGGCCTTGAACTGCTTGATCAGTTTGCACGTGGTTATGAGTTAGGCTCGGTTTATACAGGTATTCTGGTCATTCTTTGCATGATGTTTATTTCATCTTTACTCGACCTTCCCTTCTCGCTTTACAGCACCTTTGTTATTGAAGAAAAATTCGGCTTTAACCGCACCACAATCAAAATATTTATTATAGATATGTTTAAAGGCGGATTACTGGGTCTTATTTTAGGCGTGCCTCTCATCTGGGTTGTGCTCTGGTTAATGGAACAGGCAGGCGAGTTCTGGTGGTTATATACCTGGGTTGTGTTAACAACATTCAGCTTACTCATCGCCTGGGCCTACCCCACATGGATAGCACCCATTTTTAATAAATTCTCACCTCTGGAAGAAGGTGAAACCTTAAACCGCATTACCGGTTTATTAAATCGTTGCGGTTTTAATAGTGATGGCATTTTTGTTATTGATGGCTCTAAACGCTCCAGCCATGGTAATGCCTACTTTTCAGGTTTTGGTAAAAACAAACGTATTGTATTTTATGACACCTTACTTGAATCATTAAGTGATGATGAACTTGAAGCAGTGCTGGCCCATGAACTGGGTCACTTTAAACGCAAACATATTGTAAAAGGCATGGCGATTTCCTTTGCAACCACATTAGCGGGTTTAGCCATACTCGCCTGGTTAATGAAAGCAGACTGGTTTTACACCTCGTTGGGCATTAGTACTTCTTCTACCTATATGGCATTATTACTGTTCACCATTGTGACACCTGTGTTTACATTTTTACTTAGCCCGATAATGAGCATGTTTTCACGTAAGAATGAGTTTGAAGCCGATGATTATGCAGCGGAACAATCTGAAGCAAAATATTTAATACATGCACTGGTTAATCTTTATAAAGAAAATGCCAATACATTAACACCGGATCCACTGTATTCAGCATTTTATGACAGCCATCCCCCTGCGCCCGTAAGAATTGCGCATCTGGCTAACCACTAA
- a CDS encoding ribosome biogenesis GTPase RsgA, which produces MAKRRINDQQQRRIKSIQQKRREKAADNQQEKSDTLSQQGLGPEQSGLVITNYGRAQIVEDKEKKLHRCVARRNLGTLVCGDQVIWQPALADNNEGVVVAVEERQSLLQKPGFGGKLKPMAANIDQIIIVSAVQPDPKPYLIDRYLIAAENLPATPIILINKIDLLEEKNKDSIRKLVKDYQNIGYKVITSSKVTDCGFDDLLETLQSHTSIFVGLSGVGKSSLINHLMPELNIRVGELSAASGEGTHTTTSSTLYTLPCGGVLIDSPGVRDFGLWNSTAEDILHGFIELRKYIGHCKFSNCSHQHEPGCAIQQALKDGDISQMRFNSYLKTIEEYTN; this is translated from the coding sequence ATGGCAAAAAGACGCATCAACGATCAGCAACAACGACGCATTAAAAGCATTCAACAAAAACGTCGTGAAAAAGCCGCAGACAATCAACAGGAAAAATCAGACACACTTTCACAGCAAGGCTTAGGTCCTGAACAATCCGGTCTGGTTATTACCAACTATGGCCGCGCTCAAATAGTTGAAGACAAAGAAAAAAAATTACACCGCTGTGTTGCAAGGCGAAATCTGGGCACACTGGTTTGTGGTGATCAGGTTATCTGGCAACCCGCACTCGCCGATAATAATGAAGGTGTAGTTGTCGCCGTTGAAGAACGTCAATCACTATTACAAAAACCGGGTTTTGGTGGCAAGTTAAAACCCATGGCCGCAAACATCGATCAGATCATTATTGTCTCTGCCGTGCAGCCAGACCCCAAACCTTATCTGATTGACCGTTATCTTATTGCCGCAGAAAACCTGCCGGCAACACCGATTATTCTCATCAATAAAATTGATCTGTTAGAAGAAAAAAACAAAGACAGCATTAGAAAACTGGTAAAAGATTATCAGAACATCGGTTATAAAGTGATTACCTCCAGTAAAGTAACTGATTGTGGTTTTGATGATTTGTTAGAAACCCTACAATCACACACCAGTATTTTTGTCGGTTTATCAGGCGTGGGTAAATCATCATTAATTAATCACCTGATGCCCGAATTAAATATTCGCGTAGGTGAGCTTTCCGCCGCAAGTGGTGAAGGCACACACACCACCACCAGTTCAACACTCTACACCTTACCCTGTGGCGGCGTATTAATTGACTCACCGGGTGTACGTGATTTCGGATTATGGAATTCAACAGCCGAAGACATACTTCACGGTTTTATAGAATTAAGAAAATATATTGGTCACTGCAAATTCTCAAATTGCAGCCACCAACACGAACCAGGCTGCGCAATTCAGCAGGCACTAAAAGACGGTGATATTTCACAGATGAGATTTAATAGTTATCTGAAAACAATTGAGGAATACACAAACTGA
- a CDS encoding Crp/Fnr family transcriptional regulator: MHSPNVARIEPVMNQSLEIHNDRQNELKQAYPFLGDVNDPAWVETINNAKKLNVKPHTTMFHGSSACNKFMLILKGTIRIYQIADDGREITLYRVEAGGLCVLSLNSMLQKHAYNAVAKTETDVTALVLSADDFNGAMNGIEKFRNYVLTSLTDRLCETMYLVQDTAFNHLNMRLACMLGGLFERNKGAALKITHQDLAHELGTTREVVSRILKEFEKENCVKLSRGRINLASTEGLKWYSGKNN, translated from the coding sequence ATGCATAGTCCCAATGTAGCCAGAATTGAACCGGTAATGAATCAATCTCTGGAGATTCATAATGATAGACAAAATGAGCTTAAACAGGCTTATCCATTTCTTGGTGATGTTAATGACCCTGCATGGGTTGAAACAATTAATAATGCAAAAAAGTTAAATGTTAAACCCCATACCACTATGTTTCATGGCTCATCTGCCTGTAATAAATTCATGCTTATCCTAAAAGGCACTATAAGGATTTATCAAATAGCAGATGATGGACGCGAAATCACCCTATACAGGGTAGAAGCCGGTGGTTTGTGTGTTTTAAGCTTGAACAGCATGTTACAGAAACATGCGTACAATGCGGTTGCAAAAACAGAAACAGATGTCACGGCTTTAGTGTTAAGCGCAGATGATTTTAATGGTGCGATGAATGGTATAGAAAAATTTCGTAATTATGTGCTCACATCTTTAACTGATCGCTTATGTGAAACGATGTACCTTGTTCAAGATACAGCTTTTAATCATTTAAATATGCGTCTGGCTTGCATGCTGGGTGGATTGTTTGAACGCAATAAGGGAGCCGCATTAAAAATAACCCATCAAGATCTAGCTCACGAATTAGGTACAACACGTGAAGTAGTAAGCCGAATCTTAAAAGAATTTGAAAAAGAAAACTGTGTAAAACTATCTCGTGGACGTATTAATCTTGCATCTACAGAAGGACTTAAATGGTATTCAGGTAAAAATAACTAA
- a CDS encoding DUF2956 domain-containing protein, giving the protein MAKHSKKNKISEQTKEDATKIALGTQRPGQTREQTKLITQGIQKGIEQYKKKHKEKARELDKKLKKVSTSKPLPEPTIENTVGPSTVKHNKLPWILLILSWIGFFVYFVTGK; this is encoded by the coding sequence ATGGCTAAACATTCTAAAAAGAATAAAATTTCAGAACAAACAAAAGAAGATGCCACAAAAATAGCATTGGGCACTCAAAGACCGGGGCAAACGAGAGAACAGACAAAGTTAATCACTCAGGGAATACAAAAAGGTATAGAACAATACAAAAAGAAACACAAAGAAAAGGCTCGAGAGTTAGACAAGAAACTAAAAAAAGTATCAACGAGTAAACCGTTACCCGAACCTACTATTGAGAATACAGTTGGGCCCTCAACGGTTAAGCATAACAAACTACCATGGATTTTATTGATCTTAAGCTGGATTGGCTTCTTCGTTTATTTTGTTACAGGAAAGTAA
- a CDS encoding glutathione S-transferase has product MTLPILYSLQNCPYAMRARLGILLAQQTVRLRAIVMQDKPPEMLALSPKGTVPVLVLEAKSNKTVIDESLDIMLWALKLNDPGNLLYSQDTDALVEMLKIIKDNDENFKPKLEQYKRAKRFHGDDEEQCRLLCEPFIQSLEIRLTQHEFLMGSTPSLLDYALLPFVRQFSRVNRQLYLQGPYTHLQRWLNQHLQSRLFSKAMFKYPLWLDNHEECLFGK; this is encoded by the coding sequence ATGACATTGCCAATACTCTATTCTCTGCAAAACTGCCCATACGCGATGCGTGCAAGACTCGGCATATTATTAGCTCAACAAACTGTCAGGTTGCGTGCAATTGTTATGCAAGATAAACCACCTGAAATGTTAGCGCTATCCCCTAAAGGTACAGTACCTGTTTTAGTGTTAGAAGCTAAGAGCAATAAAACCGTCATCGATGAAAGTTTAGATATTATGTTGTGGGCGCTTAAGCTTAATGATCCTGGAAATTTACTCTATTCGCAGGATACAGATGCACTCGTGGAAATGCTTAAAATAATTAAAGATAATGATGAAAATTTTAAGCCGAAGTTAGAACAATACAAACGTGCCAAACGTTTTCACGGTGATGATGAAGAGCAGTGTCGCCTACTGTGTGAACCTTTTATTCAAAGTCTGGAAATTCGCCTGACACAACATGAATTCTTAATGGGCTCTACACCCAGCTTACTCGATTATGCCTTATTGCCTTTTGTTCGACAGTTTTCCCGGGTAAACCGACAACTGTATTTACAGGGCCCGTACACGCATTTACAGCGCTGGTTAAACCAACATCTGCAAAGCCGGTTGTTTTCAAAAGCGATGTTCAAATACCCGTTATGGTTAGATAACCATGAAGAATGTTTGTTTGGTAAGTGA